The Bacteroidota bacterium genome includes the window TTACGCATATGTTTATGCATGGGGGCTTTGCCCATTTGTTTTTCAATATGTTCGCCTTGTGGATGTTCGGCAGGGTGCTGGAACAGGTTTGGGGCAGCAAAAGGTTTCTCTCATTTTATTTGATTGTAGGTTTGGGGGCAGCTTTATTTTATATGCTGGTGAATTATTTACAGTTGGCCCCTATGATCAAAGATGCCCACGCATTTGCGAATACTCCTTCTCCCGATCTGTTTGCTGCTTTTATCAAAAAACACATTCCAAATCCTAATCGTCAGGTTTATGACTTTATTGCCAGCTGGGGCAACGATCCTAAAAGTGATTCTTATATCAGTCAGGCTATTGCGATGATCAATGGTGCTGTCCAATATAAAATCAACATTCCTACGGTTGGGGCTTCAGGCGCAATATATGGGGTTTTACTGGCTTTTGGAATGCTCTTCCCCAATACGGAATTGATGTTGCTGTTTCCTCCTATACCCATCAAAGCAAAATATATTGTAATCATATACTTCGTTCTTGAATTGTATCTGGGCTTAACTCAGCCGGGTAGCAATGTCGCCCACTTTGCCCACCTGGGGGGGATGCTTTTTGCCTTTATTCTGATTAAATATTGGAATAGGACATCCAGAAATTTTTATTGAGCCTTCAGACCTTAAAATGTCTTATTGATTAATTTAAAAAAATATGGCAGTAATTGACGATATTAAATCTTATTTCAAATCAGGGACTTCGCTTTCTAAGCTCATCCTGATCAATATCGTGGTTTTTGTTCTGATCAAATTCTTCAATGCTGTATGCTTTTTATTTGGTTTAAATTCCGACAGTTTTGAAGGATATATCCTGAATTTCCTTGCTCTGCCAGCCGATTTGAATCACCTGCTGTTTCGTCCCTGGACCGTCTTTACTTATATGTTTTTGCATTTGAATTTTTTGCATATTGCATTCAATCTGTTATGGCTCTATTGGTTTGGGAAGATATTTATTGAACACCTTGATCAGAAAAAGCTTTTAAGTGTTTACCTGCTGGGGGGGCTCACCGGTGCTGCATTTTTTATTTTCGCTTTTAATATTTTCCCTGTTTTTAGTTCGGTAATTGGACAGGCAACTGCTTTGGGCGCTTCGGCAGCTATTCTGGCAATTGTTGTGGCTATTTCGTTTTATATCCCTGACTATTCCATCAATATTTTGTTTTTGGGCAGGGTAAAACTTATTTATATCGCTATTTTTTCCGTTATTATTGATCTTATAAGCATTGGCACTGAGAATCCCGGCGGGCATATCGCACACCTCGGGGGTGCCCTTTATGGTTATATGTACATTTACAATTATAAGAGGGGAAAAAACATTGCCTTTTTTT containing:
- a CDS encoding rhomboid family intramembrane serine protease: MANFRTGNLYGNTPPVVKNLIIINTIMLLVTYVYQSTFGQDLNEILGLYSFQSPNFRIYQLITHMFMHGGFAHLFFNMFALWMFGRVLEQVWGSKRFLSFYLIVGLGAALFYMLVNYLQLAPMIKDAHAFANTPSPDLFAAFIKKHIPNPNRQVYDFIASWGNDPKSDSYISQAIAMINGAVQYKINIPTVGASGAIYGVLLAFGMLFPNTELMLLFPPIPIKAKYIVIIYFVLELYLGLTQPGSNVAHFAHLGGMLFAFILIKYWNRTSRNFY
- a CDS encoding rhomboid family intramembrane serine protease, translating into MAVIDDIKSYFKSGTSLSKLILINIVVFVLIKFFNAVCFLFGLNSDSFEGYILNFLALPADLNHLLFRPWTVFTYMFLHLNFLHIAFNLLWLYWFGKIFIEHLDQKKLLSVYLLGGLTGAAFFIFAFNIFPVFSSVIGQATALGASAAILAIVVAISFYIPDYSINILFLGRVKLIYIAIFSVIIDLISIGTENPGGHIAHLGGALYGYMYIYNYKRGKNIAFFFDHLMDSFFSLFKRRKAKMNISYKRPVNDKEYRKRQAEDQAEIDRILDKISKGGYESLTSEEKATLFKSSTKK